One segment of Pandoraea pnomenusa DNA contains the following:
- a CDS encoding NAD(P)/FAD-dependent oxidoreductase, whose translation MAEPAKVVVVGAGPAGVRAAQTLVSAGLRPVVLDENPRWGGQIYRQPPADAGFARSPKTLYGFEAAKAEAIHRTMAELLPRVDYRPETLVWACDPKQLHTMHGGRETPVSFTHLIIASGATDRVLPVPGWTLPGVYTLGGAQVALKAQGCAIGERVVFAGTGPLLYLVAYQYAKAGANVVAVLDTNTFVRQALATPRMLNQPATLAKGLYYVGALRARGVRVEHGVTLEGIEGGEGSKGGGKRDGVQAIHWRRDGRRHTLACSAVGLGFGLRPETQLADLAGCRFVFDTLNQCWLPERDAAGRSSQSGIYLAGDGAGIAGADAAELAGRRAALAVLEDIGITTPAIATATDGPDALTLERKLASIRRFREGIEQAFALPRDPSADWPDDMLVCRCEEIDARTLRDCVRHDGVTEINRLKALTRVGMGRCQGRMCGEAACHLLAEASGQTLAQVGRLRAQAPVKPIPIAPMLFDENVAAIPEEARDE comes from the coding sequence ATGGCTGAGCCCGCCAAGGTCGTAGTCGTCGGCGCCGGTCCCGCCGGCGTGCGTGCGGCGCAGACGCTCGTGTCCGCCGGACTCCGCCCGGTGGTACTCGACGAAAACCCGCGCTGGGGCGGACAGATCTACCGGCAGCCGCCAGCGGATGCGGGTTTCGCCCGTTCCCCGAAAACGCTGTACGGGTTCGAGGCGGCGAAGGCCGAAGCGATTCATCGCACCATGGCCGAGCTGCTGCCTCGGGTCGACTACCGGCCCGAGACGCTCGTATGGGCCTGCGATCCGAAACAACTCCACACCATGCACGGCGGCCGCGAGACGCCCGTCTCGTTCACGCATCTGATCATCGCCAGCGGTGCCACCGACCGCGTGTTGCCGGTGCCGGGCTGGACGCTGCCGGGCGTGTACACGCTGGGGGGCGCGCAGGTCGCGCTCAAGGCCCAGGGTTGTGCCATCGGGGAGCGCGTGGTGTTCGCGGGTACGGGACCACTGCTGTATCTGGTTGCGTATCAGTACGCGAAGGCCGGGGCGAACGTGGTGGCCGTGCTCGACACGAACACGTTCGTTCGGCAGGCCCTGGCCACGCCGCGTATGCTGAATCAACCTGCCACGCTGGCCAAGGGTCTTTACTATGTCGGCGCATTGCGTGCGCGTGGCGTTCGCGTGGAGCACGGTGTCACGCTCGAGGGGATCGAGGGGGGCGAGGGGAGCAAGGGGGGCGGGAAGCGCGACGGCGTGCAGGCGATTCACTGGCGTCGTGACGGGCGCAGGCACACGCTTGCGTGCAGCGCGGTCGGGTTGGGCTTCGGCCTGCGTCCCGAGACGCAACTGGCCGATCTGGCGGGCTGCCGCTTTGTCTTCGACACGCTTAATCAGTGCTGGCTGCCCGAGCGCGACGCGGCTGGGCGGAGCTCGCAATCCGGGATCTATCTGGCGGGCGACGGCGCGGGCATCGCGGGGGCCGACGCGGCCGAGCTGGCCGGTCGGCGCGCGGCGCTCGCCGTGCTCGAGGATATCGGTATCACGACACCGGCCATCGCCACTGCGACCGACGGGCCGGACGCGCTCACGCTCGAGCGCAAGCTCGCGAGCATCCGGCGTTTTCGAGAGGGCATCGAACAGGCGTTCGCCCTGCCGCGCGATCCCTCCGCCGACTGGCCCGACGACATGCTCGTGTGCCGTTGCGAGGAAATTGACGCGCGTACGCTGCGCGACTGCGTGCGGCATGACGGCGTGACCGAGATCAACCGCCTCAAGGCGCTCACGCGCGTCGGCATGGGCCGCTGCCAGGGCCGCATGTGCGGCGAGGCAGCGTGCCATCTGCTGGCCGAGGCGAGCGGACAAACCCTCGCACAGGTGGGGCGTTTGCGTGCGCAGGCGCCTGTGAAACCGATTCCGATCGCCCCCATGCTGTTCGACGAGAACGTCGCGGCGATTCCCGAGGAGGCCCGCGATGAGTAG
- a CDS encoding ABC transporter permease, protein MRKNSPLALAFHALVILFVLAPMIIVVLVAFTPEQTLSLPTRGLSLRWFRAILDYPDFIASFFTSLKLAFLSATLSLAIALPAALAIGRSRFPGRNFLNGLLLSPLVIPGLVLGIALLRFFAMLGVTGSFAALTFAHMIVVTPFIMRLVLASISGLDRSVEHAAASLGAGSWTTFRRVTMPMILPGITGGWLLAFINSFDELTMSVFITSPQTVTLPVRMYMYATESIDPMMASVSALVIAVTLGAMLLLDRVYGLNRILIGQH, encoded by the coding sequence ATGCGTAAAAACAGTCCCCTGGCGCTCGCGTTCCACGCGCTCGTCATTCTCTTCGTGCTTGCCCCGATGATCATCGTGGTGCTCGTCGCGTTCACGCCGGAGCAAACGCTGTCGCTGCCCACGCGCGGTCTCTCGCTTCGCTGGTTCCGCGCGATTCTCGACTACCCGGACTTCATCGCGTCGTTCTTCACCAGCCTGAAGCTCGCCTTCCTGTCGGCCACGCTCTCGCTGGCGATTGCGCTGCCGGCGGCGCTGGCGATCGGGCGCTCGCGTTTTCCCGGGCGCAACTTTCTCAACGGCCTGCTGCTCTCGCCGCTGGTCATCCCGGGCCTCGTGCTCGGCATCGCGCTGTTGCGATTCTTCGCGATGCTCGGCGTGACCGGCTCGTTTGCCGCGCTCACGTTCGCACACATGATCGTCGTTACGCCGTTCATCATGCGCCTGGTGCTCGCGTCGATCAGTGGCCTGGACCGCAGCGTGGAGCACGCCGCCGCCTCGCTCGGCGCCGGGTCGTGGACGACCTTTCGCCGCGTCACGATGCCAATGATTCTGCCCGGCATCACCGGCGGTTGGTTGCTCGCCTTCATCAACAGTTTCGACGAGCTGACGATGTCGGTCTTCATCACGTCGCCGCAGACGGTCACATTGCCCGTGCGCATGTACATGTACGCGACCGAGTCGATCGATCCGATGATGGCGTCGGTCTCGGCGCTGGTGATCGCCGTGACGCTGGGTGCGATGCTGCTGCTCGACCGGGTCTATGGCCTGAACCGCATTCTGATCGGCCAGCATTGA
- a CDS encoding (2Fe-2S)-binding protein → MSRTSHCLPDASVPRASAQPQLTRLAETARTPVMFYLDGAPVQALAGDTLLTAILTHQRHLRFSEFSGAPRAGFCLIGACQDCWVRCETSGGVPGDAQCIRVRACSTTVQAGMRILTDAPRAPHADDDRGGAHG, encoded by the coding sequence ATGTCCCGCACTTCCCATTGCCTGCCAGACGCGAGCGTGCCGCGCGCGTCGGCGCAACCCCAGTTGACGCGCCTGGCCGAGACGGCGCGCACGCCCGTCATGTTCTATCTCGATGGTGCGCCGGTGCAGGCGCTCGCGGGCGACACGTTGCTCACGGCGATCCTCACGCACCAACGGCACCTTCGGTTCAGCGAATTCAGCGGCGCGCCGCGCGCGGGCTTTTGCCTGATCGGCGCATGCCAGGATTGCTGGGTGCGCTGCGAGACATCGGGCGGGGTCCCGGGCGACGCGCAGTGCATCCGCGTGCGCGCCTGTTCCACGACGGTACAGGCCGGCATGCGTATCCTGACCGATGCGCCCCGCGCCCCGCATGCCGATGACGACCGGGGAGGCGCGCATGGCTGA
- a CDS encoding ABC transporter permease — MSETLQVMRADAPPAARAPWHAYLPMWLMSAPAMLLFVALVLIPLLMTLALTFYQFDPASGPIAAFQFDNYREVLFDPYFHTIFLRTFGISLTVTAVCAVVGTFEAYVLSRMGDPWRSLFLLIILSPLLVSIVVRAFGWSMLLGSGGLVNQTFGLLGMGPFKLEYTNFAIVIALVHVMLPFMVIPVWTSLQRLDPQTENAALSLMASQATTLRRIVLPQLVPGILSGSLMVFGLSASAFAIPSLLGGRRLKVAATAVYDQFLSSLNWPLGATIAVLLLVANLIVMLTYYRLLERRYSRSMG, encoded by the coding sequence ATGTCTGAGACGCTGCAAGTCATGCGCGCCGACGCCCCGCCCGCCGCACGCGCGCCCTGGCATGCGTATTTGCCGATGTGGCTGATGAGCGCGCCGGCCATGCTGCTGTTCGTGGCGCTGGTGCTCATTCCGTTGCTGATGACGCTCGCGCTCACGTTCTACCAGTTCGATCCGGCGAGTGGTCCGATTGCGGCGTTCCAGTTCGACAACTATCGGGAAGTCCTCTTCGACCCGTACTTCCATACGATCTTCCTGCGCACGTTCGGCATCTCGCTCACGGTCACGGCCGTGTGTGCCGTGGTCGGCACATTCGAGGCCTACGTGCTCTCGCGCATGGGCGATCCGTGGCGCTCGCTGTTCCTGCTGATCATTCTCTCGCCGCTGCTCGTGTCCATCGTGGTGCGCGCTTTTGGCTGGAGCATGCTGCTCGGCTCGGGCGGTCTGGTCAACCAGACGTTCGGCCTGCTCGGGATGGGGCCATTCAAGCTCGAGTACACGAATTTCGCGATCGTGATCGCGCTTGTGCACGTGATGCTGCCGTTCATGGTCATTCCCGTATGGACGTCGCTGCAACGGCTCGATCCGCAGACGGAGAACGCGGCGCTGTCGCTCATGGCCTCGCAGGCGACCACGCTGCGTCGCATCGTGCTGCCGCAACTGGTGCCGGGCATCCTGTCGGGCAGTCTGATGGTGTTCGGCCTGTCGGCGAGCGCGTTCGCGATTCCGAGCCTGCTGGGCGGGCGACGCCTCAAGGTCGCCGCCACCGCCGTGTACGACCAGTTCCTGAGTTCGCTGAACTGGCCGCTGGGCGCGACCATCGCCGTGCTGCTGCTGGTGGCGAACCTGATCGTGATGCTGACGTATTACCGCCTGCTCGAGCGCCGCTACTCGCGCAGCATGGGCTGA